The Eptesicus fuscus isolate TK198812 chromosome 20, DD_ASM_mEF_20220401, whole genome shotgun sequence genome contains the following window.
ATGACTCTTCACAAAGAGGATAAGTCCTCTCTGGTCATAGAACACGTCTTTCATAATACACAGAATCGCATGGGACACTACTGTTCAACAGAAGACAGTTTGGGAAATTATGTGAAACCATTTCCTTGTATTCTCTTCGGAGTGTACTAAACAGCCTCCATTAGTTAATAGAGACATaataacattaattatttttttatttacttttccacTTGCAAAGAGCTTTCATATATATTGTTGaggacaatatatatatttatatattttattgattttttacagagaggaagagagagggatagagagctagaaacatcgatgagagagaaacatcgatcagctgcctcttgcacaccccctactggggatgtgcccgaaaccaaggtacatgcccttgaccggaatcgaacccgggacccttgagtccgcaggccgacgctctatccactgagccaaaccggttttggctattgtTGAGGACAATATTGAGAGCTCACTTCATATCATCTAATTTGTTAACTTAATTCAAAATTTGGgagtaaaagaaaaattgaatacAGAACATTTGGGAGTACATTAAAGATGATGAATACTATAGAATGGATAAGTATgctgacttatttttaaaaagtagattcaAACAATGGAAGAAATTTATTTACCTCTTGCGCTCAGCTTAGATTCCTCTGTTGTTCTATAAAAGTAATAAAGATTAAAGCTCATTTTAGTATTAGCAATAATCATAAAAATGTCTTACATTGAACTGTCTTCCTTTGCCTGCTTGTAAATTTGTACCCGTTTAATGAGGATGATTCTCTGAGTGAGTCTCAAGGTCACGGGGTCATGGACGAACCCTCATGGACCCAGAAGGCAGGGAGTGCTGCCTTCCACTAACCCTGGGGGCAGAGAAGTCTCATGACCCACTTCCATCCTTCTAGCCACCTGCAGGCTTCACCTTCATCAGGATCCTTTCAGGGCCTGGGTCTGAAGCCCAGAACCTTGGACTTCTTGAGaactttatgcatttttaaaaaagtataacttCTTCGCTTGGATTATAAAATATCTGTGCCTTTTTTGTGGACAGCTACTTCCCAAGGTAGTCAGAAATAACAGATTGAAAATCTAGGTACCTTAATCTCTTATGAATCTCTTCCTGCTGTTAGGCTAAAatatccccccccttttttttttggagcCTGAATTGTGTGTATTCTCACTGGGAAACACTACAGAGCTATACCTTCTTGATTCTTTCTTTCTatagattttaatatattaatttcaatGGTTGACCTCAAATCACAGTGTTCTGGGAGTAATCCCTGATTAATTCACACCTTCTGCTTAACAAAATACAATCTGATCTAAGTGTCTTCAGGAGAAATTCAACATAAACCTCTTTGCTCTAGAGTGACGATTGCTAACAGAACCGTAAGGTACATGAATGTACATATGCTAGCTGGGTGCCCTTTGCCTCACCCTTGGCTCTCGCCCTCCAGCAGCTGGCGGTAGGTGGAGATTTCCTTCTCGAGGTGGGTTTTGATGCCCAGGAGGACCTTGTATTCGCTGTTCTGCCGCTCCAGGTCATGGCGCAGCTGCAGCAGTTCCTCCTCGTAGTGGGAGATGATGCGTTGCATGTCCTGGAGCTGGCAGGAGTACCGAGACTGGGTCTCCGATAACATGTTTTCCAAAGCAGATTTCTGAAAGAGGAAACGATGTTTCTGATGTTAATTGGCTGACGGCTTGATTGATTCAGTAACATGTGCTTGCTGAGTAGTTAGAATCCGCCGACCACTCTGCAAGGTGTCTTGGtggctgctgggaatgcagaggAGAAGCAGGCTGACTCATAGGTTTGGGACGTGGGCAGCCAGGAGCTGAGCAGTGTCTGGACTTTTGAAGCCCATTTGGCATAAAACCTTTGTGTCGGGGTTCTCTTGGCAGCTCTGCCGCACCTCCGTGGCATTTATTGTTTATGCTGCTCATTTGGGATGGGGCCGGAGGTGCCTGCCCTGATCTGTTTCTTATCTCCTTACGCTGACATTACCCGACTCAGGATTGTCCCAGCTCAGACTCACCCTGTTGCGCTGCGCCTGCAGGTCAATCTCTAGGGCCTGGAAAGTGCGCTTCAGCTCATGGATGTTGCCTTGGTTGCTCTGCACAGCTGTGGGACTGGCGGTCTCCTGGGCAATGGCTGCTGACTGTGAGACCGAGCAGAGAGCAGAGGCATTGGCATTGGACCACATGGAAATGGAACCTTTGGGAAGTTTGGACACTTTCCTTTTACCTGCTCTTTATACCAGGCATCCAAGTCTCGATGCTTCTTCTTTATCATAAACTCGTATTCTTGCCTCATGTCCTCCAGGATCTTAATCAGATCTTCCCCTGGGGTTGTATTCAGCTTCACATTGACCTTGAAGTCATTTGGCACGTGCTGTCCCTCCATTTCCTGTTTaataacagagaaagaaaatgaattggCTGTGACCATCAGAAGGAAGTGTGTTGATTGGCAGCGGTTaatggatcttttaaaaatttcagctcATGTGGTTGCTACTCTTTCACTGGTTTGGTTTGGCTTCTCAGTTATTAGTTATCGATGACAAAACATTATGTGAATTTTTCCTCTTAcacttttgtaaaataaagaatagCACCAGACTGGTAATTGTATGGCCTCTATGGTTACTGACTTAATCCCTGATTGAAAATGTTTCAGCAAGAATTACGCTTCCATAGTGGGTAAAGTACTCGTCAGCAAATGTTTATGGGGGAAGTGATGACACAACTAAGCAGTTGAACATTTCAGGATCTAGACCAAAGCTTTTGGGAAGCAGTTCAGGAATCCAAAGCCAAAAGGTATAGAGGCTTTTAAAATCTCATCAGTCATTAGGATTCTGTAGGGCTGATACCCACTGGATATCATGAAAACCAAGGAACCACAGGAAAGGTTTAACAGTCGTTGTCTAACTAGCTTTGATGTTCATAATCAATTTTGTTTGCCTAAAATAGGAATtgtttttctatcattttatcaAAGTCTCAGGGACTTTAGATGGATGGTAACTTTTCAAAAATCAGTTAAATGTTTCTGGAAATTAGGATTCTTAATTTTTGCTACTATTCATATGTAGTAGCAGATTCTCTTTATTCTGTTGGCCCTTAATTTGCTGCACATTGGGTCAATGAAGGAGGTTAAGTCTCACCCATTTATtcctacaatattttaaaaatgttttttattgattttagagaatcaataaaagggagagggagagagatagaaatatcaatgagagagaaacatctatcagctgctgcctcctgcacaacctgtACTGGAGATTGAACTGGTAActggggcatgtgcactgaccaggaatcaaaccattgacctcttggtgcatgggttgatgctcaaccactgagcacaccggctgggcagtaTTATATTATCAAACAAACCTAGGTAAACGTTGCATATTAAAATGGTTGACCCATCTATTGTTAATTGTGATTGTATTTTGGCTGTTGTGTTTGACATCTGAGTAGATAATCTTGGAATTGGAAAAATTAGATGTTTATATGGTTCCTTATGATTATTTAGGTTCAAGGACAATAGAACTGGCATAGAGGTAGTAGTTTCTTCTGTAGGTATTGGATCACCTAAAATGTGCCAATTAAGAGCTGTGCTGGTGATTGCTGGGGAGTCCTACCTGCCCATGGCGCTTCTTCATGAGGATGAGCTCTTTCCTCAACCCCTCGACCTCCTGTTCCAGGTCTGTTGTGACAATGGTTAGATCATCCAAGGTCTTTCGGAGACGCTCCACTTCAATTTCCAAGTCTTTCTTGAAGGAGTGTTCATTTTCGTACCTTTGGTTAGAAGGAAGAAAAGCGTGCACCCGCTGTTGGAAGGCTGTGGTCTTTGTGAGGATTCACCTTCATTTAGAGGTGATGCTCCTACTTTTTAGGCTTAATGCAAAAACAGTTAATACATactatttattctttatatgtgtgtttcatgtatatttttctaTCGTAGTGActcaatgttattttaaaaaatagaataaaataataaacagccATGTGCCCATCACCTAGCTTTAGCAGTCATTAACAGtttgccatatttgcttcatctgtattccattttgtattttaatgtaaattttagaCATAATATTTTATCCCTAAATGCTTCTGAATTCATCTTTTAAGAAAAgtacatctttttaaataaataaggataATAACATTATCTCacctaaaacattaaaaactccttttttttaaacaccTCTACTTTCCAGGTTTATtgcaaagatttatttatttattttaaaatcctcgcccaaggatatttttccattgatttttagagagaatggaagagagagggaaagacagagaaatagtgatgtgagagaaatgcattgattggttgcctcctgcacgtgccctgaccaagtcctgagccggggaggagcctgcaaaatctgtacgtgcccttgactggaattgaacccgggacccttcggtccgcaggccaatgttctatccactgggcAAAAAACAACTCTTTAAAGTCATCTAATTCTTGGTTCTTATTCAAACTTCCTCACAacaaaaagtgtgttttttttttaatctgatttgTTTAAATTAGGGTCCAGCCAAGTATTTATTCTTGTTTgccttttaattatatttcagtaaGATTTTTACATGTAGCTAACGGTGAGATAAGTTTTCTTCTGcaaaacaagaacaagaacaacccacgaaacaaaacaaacaccaaacAATACTCCCCTGGCCCCCCACGACCCTGAGGAAGGAACTTACTTGAGGTTGAAGTCGTCCACTGCCATCCTGGCGTTGTCAAGGAGGAGAAACACCTGAGCATTGGTCAGCTTCCCGTCCACTATCTGTAAGAGATGCACCAAGAGTCATTTCCGTGGGACACACGACACAGGAAAGCTGCATTTCTGTTCTCTAGTCTCCTGCTTATATGATTTGTTAGAACAGATGACTTGTTTCCTGGCAGTGGAGCAATCACCccggtaaatatttattgagcacttactaggtGCAAGCATAAAATGATTTATAGTAAGGATATGGTCTGCATTGTCTTTTTTTACATGGAGTTTTGACAGTTTAGGACTGATGCAAATGccaaaaggaagaggaaagagtgtAATCATTCAAAATGCCTTCTAACTTTCTAGTACTATAAACATATCTTAGTGTTTTGCTCAAGTGCACCCACATTGAAGATGTTAAAAGTGGTTTAGGTTCTGATCCTTTTCTTACTGTGAATATTAGTTTGGCTCCCCTAAagtaaaatagttattttaaatgaacataatTCTTCCTCATGATAGCATTCATATTTCTGATCTGTGACTCCTGAGCAAAGTATCACTTGGTACAAAATGTCAACTGATATTAGTTTTTGAagctaattttaaatgtattttattatggtCATCACATACCATAAGTCATTTTTGTCCAAAGTAACTATAGTCATGTACATAACATGTAGGTATGTATTTATCAATTATTCCATGATGAGAATGCCCCAATTGTAGCTATTACTAGTAAAATATTCAATGAAATGATTCCTTGCCAGTTTAGTAAACTTTAATTGTGTTAAAGCTTCCTGTCAAACACTTTCACTAGATGTTTATATACTTTTTCACTTTAAAAGGAGAAATGTTATTGAAAGTTCATCTACATGAGCAATTGTGTATACATATAGGATTTGTAAACACTTCTAGACGTTTTAATCAGAGAAGTAGTCCACATTTGCTGTATGTCTCTGTCTTCAGGAAAATTGGGTGGAAGATGTCTCAGTGTCAAAAGTATACTACTACTTTTGTACCAAATATTGTGCCAAACTAGGAATTGGgagattttccttttccttcctgttgCTGACCATCAGAATGAACTTGGGCCAGTCACTCCATTCCTTGGGCTTCAGTTCCATCACTTGTTAGATAAGGAGTTTGTACTAGAAACAGGTGACCTTAGAGGTCATAGCTTTAAACTTCTGTAATTTATTTGGGACTAGACAATCTTGTGACATTcccattatatttataaaaataattcctttcttTAGAAAGGATTTTCTTAGGACAAAGTTATACTTGAAAACAAAGGCACCTTTAAAAAATCTGGTCCTATTCAAAGCTTCACTGGTTAGATGGAATTTGGTATTATGAATGCACAATAGCAGGATTCAGAGGTGGTGACAACAGTGGGCCTGAACTCCACCAGCTGAGTGAGCTTGCCACGTGTCCGTTTCTGCATtcataaaatgacaatgaagttaTGAGAATTAGattagaagagagaaaacaatgtTGTAAAATCCTTATCATTTTCTGGGCATACTGTAGACACTGTGAAAAATTAGttcaaaattttcttctttaaaatctaACACTTTTGTAACTAGAGCCAATGTCTGCATTGGATAAATCTCAGGATTTATATGTTGAGATGTACCCTCAAACTCTGTTTGTGGTAGGAGATGGCCAGGTTGGCTTCCCCTGCCCACCTTCATTCTTCCCTTGGTGGATGGATTCCAAATGGTACTATAACTGCTTCCTTTGCGCTACGAAGAGATTCTGTACATATTTCCTTGTCTTCCCTCTACAGTGTTTCTTAGGGACTTTCTTACCaaagtctccccctccccccagactttGTATTCTTTGCATTATTTAAGCTCATGGGAAATAAAAAAGTAGCTCCATCCAAAAAGGCCTGGGGACCCCTAGGGTTAGCCTTAGTTGTACACTGAGGTATTGATTGACATGTAGAGAAACCATTCCTTATAGACTCCACAGAATAAAAAGTACCATCTTTAGTGAATTAAACTGATAATTTATCAATTGCAAAGCTCCCACATCAAAACTCTGATTCTCCCAGCCAGCATTCTCAGAGTGCATGAGTGGTGAGCTCTGAAATGCACTTGATATAGagcacatttaaaaatggaaactattTCCCACTGTTTGGGTTGCCTGATACAATATTATGACACAGCCACTATTTCTGAGACATCCTTTGCAATAATGAGTGGATGAGGAtggattgagaaataatatgaGGCATAGGTTTGGCATTGTGTGTTGTAATTAATCACCTGGATTCTCCCCAAAGCCCTgagttaattcttttaaaataatctagttGGTGTATTAGTAGTACAGCATCATTGCTCCAGGGTGTGTAATCTCCTACCAGGGAGAGGGACATAGAATATTTTACCGTCATCTAAAGCACCAAGTAGAGTTCTATTATGAGTTATTCTAATATCTCTGCCCAACTCTGTGTTTCAACAGGAGTGGATTAATTTTTGAACACAGTTTCTTATAGACTTTTTGAATAACCTTTAATATCCttagagtgggggtgggagagtgatAGAGCTACTCAGAACATTTCATCAAGGCCCAGGAAGAGGTCGGCGTACTTGTGGGACCTGTCCGGTCTCTGTTTTCTCAGCTGCAAACAGGAGAGAGTGGGCTAGACAGACAACCTCAGCTTCAAAGAGTTGTTTTCTTCCAACTTGGAGAAAATGTAACAACTGAAGTAAGAAATCCCGAAAAGAGTGTAATTCAAAGCTGAAGAAGACGCCTATTTAATGTCAGAACTTAGATTCCAGGGACACCTGAACAATGGGCGAGCTGTCCCCTCCTTGTCATTGGTCCCACTCACTTTTCTCAGTTCTGCTGTAATGAATTTAGGCAGCCACTTGGTCTCAGTCTGCTCATCTGTGTATTGGGAATAAAAGTACCTGCTTCACAGAATGAAATGATGTGTATGAAATATGTGTTGTATAATTATCAATGCAAATGCACTGCAATATCTTTATTAATGAGCAGTATCATTGTTGTATGAGGTAGGCTAGTTAGCATCGTACTGTGTGGAAATTGAGGCCATTGGAAGCAGACTTGTGTTAGAATCCCATCTCTGGCTCTTTCCAGTGCCTTTGGATTGCTATTTCACTCTTCTGAGCTTCTGTTCTTTCCAGGATTGTCGTGAGAATTAAATCAGATGCTATAGAACGTTTCCATTATTGCAGAAAACGTTTGGATGGTGCTGATAAGTGTATTAAATACCCAACAtgatgcctggcatatagtaagtgctcaacaaatgtttccctcctttctctcactTTTCCTCCTCTCCACTGTCAGCTAATACATTATTTGACCAGGTCTAACCTCAGATTTCTTTTGGGAGTTATATTCTCAGCTGTCCATTTGCAAAAATCTTCTATTCTCTCCATTCTAAAACCAAAGCAactttattaatgaaaaaaatatggtgAGGTTTGTTGAGtcaccttgtttttttttttgtaaagacaACCATGTACTATATAGTTAAGGTAATTACACAGTCAGTTATTAGGTTGCTTATTCAATAATTAGGGTTTATTATGAGGACAGATTTATATTATCTTGATTGGTCCTTCCTACATTCACGCAAGGGTGACTGAGTGTTGAGAAGTAACATCATATGCATATTGGAAACCTGTGATGCCCTTTTCAGGGTAGGTTAAATCATGATCCTGCAGGACATTTTTTGGGACTGCTTAACATAGAGGGAAGTTATGTAGCTAAAAAATAACCTATGAGATGATTGGATTCCTTCTACTCTAGCCAATGTTACGAGATGCCCCAGAAGGTATAAgcttagcttttaaaatatttggttgaaaagttatttattttttgaagaagtCTCCATAACCCATCCTAACTCTAAGATTCCAAAAATCatgctctttttattattattattatttttagcaatATGACATTTTTAGAACTACTAGCATCTAGAAACTAAGAACTTCTAGTAGCCCCCAGGAAGAAGTATCCAGGGATGTCACAATTATGTATTTGCCTGTGGAGTGACAGCTTTTAGATGTGATCTCCAAAATAGTAGAACTCAGCCTCTCTTTGCCAGATAATCACACTATTGCTATTTGAGGTGGAGCAGAACTGATGTAATGAGAAAGCAAAAGCTGTCTCGTGCCTTGTGTGCTGAACACGAGGAATGAAGTCCAGCCtttgccattattattatatCGCTGGGCCACAGTGACACTGGACAGCAGCTGGTTGCCTTAGACTCTTTAGATTTTCCCTCACATAATTTATGTACaggtttaaataaatacaatagacTTTCCAAAGTCCAAATGTAAGGTAAAGTAAGAACATACCCTCAAATACCTTTGTTCACAATTACTTTAAGCTCTTTTGCCATTTTCCTGGCAGTTGTCTTTTATACTGATTTCTCCTCCCATGGGTTTCCTGGAAATAAACCACCCACCCTGACTTCCAGGGCCACCCGGGATCTTACCTGCTCCTGCAGGCGGCTGATGTTCTCCTCATACTGGGAATAATCTTGCTTGCTGCCAGGATCTCTCTCCTGGTGCCACTTCAGGATGCGACTCTCGAGCTTCAcgttggcctcctccagagcatGCACCTTGTCCAGGTAGGAGGCCAGGCGCTCATTGAGGTTCTGCATCGTCACCTTCCCATTTCCACCTAGGAGGGAGCTGCCTCTTCCGGACCCCCAAGACCTTccagggggcaggcagcttgGGGAGGTGAAGGAAAGGGAGATGCGGacgccccctgcacccccatggACGCTGGGAGCCCGGGGGAAGCCCCCCGGCCTGCCCCAGCCACTTCTGGTGCCAGGGAGGGAGCCAGAGGGGATCTGGCTGAAGCTGTGGCTGGAGCTCATGGTCCCAtttgtgtgtggggcggggctgggctctgctctgctccctggCACCGCAGAACTGAGCCGCCCCAGACTGCCCTGGATGGTTTTATGCCCTTTGCTGTGGGAGTTCCCTTCTCTGACAACTGTACCAACAAGATCGTATCATTGTGCAACATGTGTTTCCTCTTGGTCAATCCCGAAGCGCCCCAGGCCTCCACACACACTGTTGTTGTTTAGAGCCACATCGATATACCAGTTTGTTTCTCCCTTCCAGTTGGAACCCGCAGGAGTGGCCCCGACATTAGGTGGGTGTTTGTCTCAGGTGTCTTTTTAATCTTTCCGTGGAATTTTTCCATTGTTCATTTATCTAAAAGGGTCAGATTAAAGTCCACAAAAGGGTTATTTGATGTAgcatagatttttcttttaaaaagtagacaTTAAACACACAGACACCCCTCCGCCCCCAATAAATCCCAGCTCTGAAGCAAGGGGCGGCAGGCAGAGACTGTTCAGATCAGAACAGAATCTCGGAGTGAAGATACTCGTGCTGAGGAAATGGAGAATGCCCTGAGTATCTGATGCCTTTGTGGCAGTCAGTGTTTGATGGAAAGTAATTTCAAAGGAATCATTCTGAAGAACAAACCTtcaattataattaattaatgaatGACCGAGCCTTCCACTTTCAAGGTGCCTTTCATCCGGAGCACACCTCAAAACCAAACAACCCTGACCTGCGCTCAGGACTTCCCTGGGCTCCCTTGTCCCCGCCAGCAGCCGTGCTGAGCCCCAGAAAGGCTGGGTTCTGTGTCTGTGACccacagagggggtggggggggggtgggggggggcaggaaatACACCATGGGTTGGCTAACATGCTTGATGAATCGTACGCTTCGTCTGCCAAGGTAAAGGTtaggaatgaataaagaaatagtCTGGGGGCGGGGAGCCACGTGCTGGTTACTGGCAATTAGATTTAAAGAGGACTTAGAAATAAAATGGCAGCTGCGGAAGGGACTTTCATTCCTTGGTTCAAGCcactaattttacagatgagggaagcTGAGTCTTTGGGGGGGAGTGTGTCAGAGGACGGATGGTGGGTGAGTGGCAAAGCCAGAGTGGATTCTTCCTGCCACATGGCACTGTTATCATTGAGTAGAATCTTGACAGAATCCTATACAATACTTCTCTTTCATAAGGGTGATAATGGGACTTCCCAGTTTACATAGCCCTTTGATATTCTTTTTgcgtgttaatcctcacctgaggatatttttttccattgatatttagagagagtgggagggagggcaggaaggaggagggaggggggagagagagaggagagagagagagagagagagagagagagagagagagagagattggttgcctcctgcatgctccctgatgggggcctggggatcaaacctgcaacccaggttcgattccatgcccttgacctggaatcgaacctgctacCCTTCGgtcagcaggctgacactctaaccattgagcaaaactggctagggctaaacaaTTTTTCttgagagtttatttgagccaaagtgAT
Protein-coding sequences here:
- the KRT23 gene encoding keratin, type I cytoskeletal 23, encoding MSSSHSFSQIPSGSLPGTRSGWGRPGGFPRAPSVHGGAGGVRISLSFTSPSCLPPGRSWGSGRGSSLLGGNGKVTMQNLNERLASYLDKVHALEEANVKLESRILKWHQERDPGSKQDYSQYEENISRLQEQIVDGKLTNAQVFLLLDNARMAVDDFNLKYENEHSFKKDLEIEVERLRKTLDDLTIVTTDLEQEVEGLRKELILMKKRHGQEMEGQHVPNDFKVNVKLNTTPGEDLIKILEDMRQEYEFMIKKKHRDLDAWYKEQSAAIAQETASPTAVQSNQGNIHELKRTFQALEIDLQAQRNRKSALENMLSETQSRYSCQLQDMQRIISHYEEELLQLRHDLERQNSEYKVLLGIKTHLEKEISTYRQLLEGESQGTTEESKLSARAAVVPKIKTITQESINGRIIYSQVNEIQKYA